From Pararge aegeria chromosome 9, ilParAegt1.1, whole genome shotgun sequence, the proteins below share one genomic window:
- the LOC120626182 gene encoding uncharacterized protein LOC120626182 isoform X4, whose product MRFTPIACEAMKCKEENCEVGVVLEHNSLIVLSVNKTIVCLCGRNKNNPFERGKLRKREEHSASVHPAEAVLQAAPQPPPEPLAFRQQPLWQFPPPLPPPYVYSHDQDNMMQPLGNERASFRSLRKNIGGRWKRLVNKKPEQEVYTIPPELKPQLKQIYVY is encoded by the exons ATGCGCTTCACTCCTATCGCCTGTGAGGCGATGAAGTGTAAAGAGGAAAATTGCGAAGTCGGTGTGGTGCTGGAACACAACTCCCTGATCGTTCTATCTGTCAACAAGACCATCGTGTGCCTCTGCGGGAGAAACAAAAACAACCCTTTCGAGCGCGG CAAGCTGCGTAAGCGTGAGGAGCACTCGGCTTCGGTGCATCCGGCCGAAGCAGTGCTCCAGGCCGCTCCGCAACCACCGCCCGAGCCTCTTGCCTTTCGTCAGCAGCCCCTGTGGCAGTTCCCACCACCGCTGCCTCCGCCTTACGTCTATTCCCACGATCAG GACAATATGATGCAGCCCCTTGGCAATGAGCGAGCGAGTTTTCGCAGTTTACGAAAAAACATTGGCGGTCGTTGGAAGCGACTCGTCAATAAGAAGCCTGAGCAAGAAGTGTACACAATCCCGCCTGAGCTCAAGCCTCAACTCAAGCAAATATATGTGTACTAA